AGCGGAACCACCAACTCTCCGCATTGCCAGAGCAGGGTTTACGTGCCAATCTCGAATCATGACCGAGCAAACCGACTCCTTGGCAGACTCGTTCCGCGCTGGCGTGACCACAGTGCGCAACGACCAATTCCACCGCTACGAGCTGCGTGCCGACGGTGAACTGGCTGTGATTGCCCAGTTCATCAACCGGCCCGGTCACATCGATTTCACGCACACGGAGACCAAGCCCCAGTTCAAGGGCCAGGGGCTGGCCAAGGTTCTGGCGCACTTTGCACTGGACGACGTGGTGGCATCCGGAAAGCGCATCATTCCCCACTGCCCGTATATCGCTGCCTACCTGCAGAAGCACGAGGGTTACGAGCTGGACGTCGACTGGCCGGCGGAGAAGCCGGTGGGGGAACCGGACAACGAGTAGGCCCTAACCCAACCGCCCGGGACGTCGACGGGGCTTTAAGGAAGAACTGCGGCTGGAAGGGCGATAGGCCACCTCCGGGCGCGCTGGACCGGACATCCATCCCGTAGGCGCTCCGTTGAGCGAAACGATCGCGTCGTGTTCGTCGGCGATAATTTCGCCGCGGCACGTGGCTTGCACCTGCATCGCACTGATCAGGCTGCCTCCGTGGAGGTGGTCCGCATCAGTGACCCTGTACGAGAAAGTCCTCATCATGGTCTGGCCCGGCTCCAGGCTTGGTACCTCCAACTCCTCGGATCCGGGGTTCGAGGTGTAGTTGAGCGAGTCCATGCCCTCGTTGGTGAAGGATCGCGGAATGAGGCGCACTTGCCTTAGGTGGCTGCGTGAGTCATTGGTGACCCATGCGGTGAAGATGACCGTATCGCCAGGTACGGCGTGCGTCCTGTCAGCCCTGTAAAGGAGGGCCACCCGGCCGGCATGCTTCTTGCGGCTCAAGGCTCCGGAACGCCGTCCGGGCAGGCCTCTCGCAACCTTTTCCGGCCGTCCCGGCGTGCCTTGATTCAGGGCGCGGACGAGCTTCAGCGTGTGGCGGTTACCGCGGAGGTCCATTGATCCTCGATCCACTTGGGGGCGTGATATTCCCCTTAGTGGGCCTTAGGGGCGAATCGTGACGCAGATGACGCGATCGTATTATCCGGTTACGCATCTTGTTTCAAGTGGCCCGCAATCTGATGTAACACTATTGTTTGTGGATCAAGTATCGGAGGTCGGGGGTGACGGTGGTGCCCCGACCTTGGCGTTGGATGATTACACCGACCCCCAGGCGATCGCCCTGGTGCGGGAAGGCAGCCAGGAAGCCTTCGATGTCCTGTACCGGCGCCACTTGAACGCAGCCCTCTATGTCGCGCGGACGCAGGCTGACAATTTCAGCGATGCGGACGACGTCGTGGCAGAGGCCTTCGCTTCCATTTACCAGTCGTTGACTGAGGGCAAAGGCCCCAAAGAGTACTTCCGATCCTATCTGCTCACCGTCGTTCGGCGCACAGCCCACGACCGGAACCGCAAGTCGCGCCGAGTGCCGGTTGCGGGTGACAACGGCGTTCTGGACTCCGTCGTTATAGATGAAGACCGCATCATCAATGAATTCGAGTCAGCCGTCATGGCCAAGGCGTTCAGGTCATTGCCCGAGCGCTGGCAGGCAGTCCTGTGGCACATCGACATTGAAGGCTTGAAACCGGCGGCTGCGGCTCCTTTCATCGGGTTGAGCCCGAACGGCGTGTCGTCACTTGCCCTCAGGGCGCGGGAGGGCCTGCGGCAGGCGTACCTTCAGTTCCACATCGGCGGATCACCCGACGACGGGTGCGCAGAGTTCTCCAGCCAGTTGGGGAAGTATGCGCGGAACGCCTTGAAGCGCACTACCCGCGAAAAAGTGGACGCGCACTTGGCCGGCTGTGCCAAATGCACCGCCTTGCTCGTGGAACTCAACGACATTCAAAGCGGCATGCGCACGCTCCTGTTCCCGCTGCTCACGGGTGTTGCCTTCACTCCCGACGTCGTGGCGGCCTACTTGTCGGGGACAGCACCCCTTCCCGGAGGGACGTCTGTAGCAGCGGCTTCCAGTGATGCCCGGAGGTCCGGGAGCCCGGGAAAGATCACCGCCGCGGTGGTGGCGGGAGCCCTCGCTATTGCCGGGCTGGCTGCTGCGCTGGTCCCCACCGGTTCCGAGACGACGGCCGCACCGGACTCCGCGACAGAAGCACCGCCCGCGGTCGTCGAGCCTTCCGCCACGCCTTCCGGCCGCGCCGAACCGCCGGCTGCCACCCCGACGTCGGTCCCTCCTGCGGCGGCCCCCACGGAACCTGCGGCGTCCCCGGCTCCGCGGCCCGCCGTCGTCGTGGTCCCGATTGCGCCCGCTGCTCCAAGGGCGGCATCGGTTGTGGACTCACCGGTTGTTCTTTCGACGTCGACGCCCGCACCATCGAACGCAGCCTCCGTCCCGCCTGCCCGAACCGTTGACGCGACTTTCACCGCGGTTCGCGGTTCCATTCCCACGGAAAGGGAACTGAACCTCGTGTTCTCGCTGACGGGCAACGGGCCTGCGGAATCCGCCGAGGCAATCTTCAGCCTGCCGGAGCAAGCCACGTTTGTTGCCGGCAAGACCACCAGCCCCGCGGGATGGACATGTTCCAGCGCGGCGGAAAACAGCCGGCAGGTCCGGTGTGCAACTCCTGCTCTTGATCCTCACGGCCTGGATTTCAAACTTGTGGTCGCCATGCCGGTAGCCGCGGACCGGGGCACCCTGCATTACCAGTTCGGCGGCCAGGGCATCGTCACCAAGACATTCAGCAACGCCTTTCATTAGCCAGCGCCTCGCGAATCCGGCCGCCAGACATGCCATCACCTCGTGGGTTGGCTGAATTAACCAAAAAACTTCGAAATTCGCGACACGAAAGCTGTCTTGCGCCCACAGATAAGTGGTGAGCCGACTGTCGGTCTCTACTGCTGAAGTATGCCGCAGCTTTCGGCGACACGAGTCTCCCGAAACCGGCGCTAGCCAGGTGGCGTGCAACCACCGAAATGCCGGAGCCGTGAAGTCCGCTCCGACCCAGCGGAGAGGACTTCTCATGGCCGGGAGAAGTAAGCGAGCCCATGAGACATTCCTTACCCATGAAGCTGCTGGCAAGTGTGCTCGCCACAGCTGTCTTTTCGATGGGGCTGGGTGGTGCATTAGCGTCATCAGCCTTGGCAACAACCCCAGGGGCGCCGGGTGTCGCACAATCCGGCACCGTTGTCTTCAACGAGGACTTCGAAAATGGGACGGATGACACCGCGCTTGGAGCCCAGTCCTATTCCGCCTCCGGATCAACCGCCTACACCGGGGCCTCAGGACAGATGTACACGGGGTCGCCTCAATGGATCAACGGGATTCGATGCAACGGCGTCATCCTGAGCCAGGACAACACCACCACACCCGCCTGGGCCGTCTCCGGAAGCGCCGGTACAGCCTCGAACAACCGTTGTGCCGATTCCAGCGGTGTTCGCAGCTACCAGTTCCTGCGCATGCTGGCGCTGGCCATGGGCCAGGAATTCACGCCCAACTCGCCCGCCACGAACCATGTAAACAGCTCGTACACCGAGTGCCGGTCCACCAGCACATCGAGTGGCACGTGCGATACCCTCCCCACGGGGCCCACCGACGGTCTCATGTTCAAAACAGCGGCGCCTATCGCAGTGGCTCCCGGTCACTACTACACGTTCGGTGTGGATACGGCGTACATGAACTGTGGCTTGCCGGCGGGGGACCCCTCCTATCAATTCGCACGGAGCGACGAACTCGGAAACGTGACACTAATCGGCGCTCCCCTCAACGGCTGCCAATCGACAACGGATCCCAATGTCACCTCATCCGAGCAAGAAGTAACCAGCAACGTCGGCGGCGTCTTCGGCACTGTGACCAAGTCGGTCCGCATCAATTCCATGACCTCCGACGTTGCCTTCCAGGCAACCACCGAGTCGCTGGGCCTGGAGATGTGGAACACGAATGGAACCACCGACGGCAACGACGGTGCCTTTGACAACGTGCGCTTGGTTGATGTCACGCCGCAGTTGGACAAGTCCTTTACCCCGGGCCTTATCGGTCCGGGCGGGACGTCCACCCTCACCCTGACAGTCACCAACACCGATGAACTCAATGCCAAGAGCGACTGGACCATCACGGACACTCTCCCTGCCGGCGTCGTCGTGGCCGATGTGCCGAACCTCGGCGGAACCTGCGTCCAGGCGCCGGGAACCGACCCGTTCCTGACGACGGCCAATCCCGGCGGCAACGTCATAACGGTGACCGGCGGAGATCTGGCCTCCCGAATGGTGTCCTGCACTATCACCGTGGATGTCACCGCCGCGGCCGAAGGCACGTACGTCAACGGTCCTGCCAACATCGCGACCAACCTGAACCCGCCGGCGGACGCCAGTCTGGTGGTCCGCGCTCCCCGCCTGGCACTGAGCAAAGCACTGGGCGCTGAACGAACGGCAGCCGCAGACCAGTTCACGGTTGAAATCCGTGAGGGCTCCGCCACGGGAACGGTGGTCAATAACACAGCTAACTCAACCACCACCGGCTCGGGCGCTGCCGTCTCGGCTGGTACCGGGGTTACGGGTCAGTATGTGGCCAACGCCGGTAGTACGTACTATCTCACCGAGTCGGGCCCCAACCTGTCGGGATACGCCAAGGCCATTAGTTGCACGGATGCCAACGGTTTGCAGACAGGCCTGCCTCGCCGGGCAGCTTTCGGTGGTTCGTTGGAGTTGGTTCCGGTGGCCGGGGCGGATATCAGTTGCGTGCTGACCAACACAGCCGTTCAGGCCCCTCAGTTGACGTTTACCAAGATGGCCAACCCGTCCGGGATACAGTCCCCGTCGCAGGTTGGTGACGTGATTAGCTACACGTTCACGGCCGCGAACAACGGTAACGTCGCGCTATCGGGCGTAGTCATTGACGACCCCCTGGCCGGCCTTTCGCCGTTGGTTTACGCCTGGCCCGGAACTCCTGGAACGCTGCTTCCGGGCGAGACTGTCACAGCGACGGCAACGTATGCGATCACACAGGCCGACGTCGACGCCGGTCACGTTGCCAACTCAGCGGTAGCTACTGGTAATCCTCCTACCGGGCCTCCGTTAACGACGCCGCCGTCGGGTACGGATACTCCGTTGACCAAGGCTCCGGCGTTGCAGTTCAGCAAGATGGCGGATACTTCGGCGATCCGCAAACCGGCCGTTGTTGGTGACGTCATCACGTACACGTTCACCGCAAGGAACACGGGCAACGTGAAGCTGACCAACGTGTCGATCGACGATCCCCTGGCAGGCCTTTCACCGTTGGTTTTCAGCTGGCCGGGAACTCCCGGTGAGCTGTTGCCGGGCGAGTCGGTCACGGCGAAGGCCACGTACGCGATCACTCAGGCCGATATCAGCGCCGGTCACGTGGTCAACTCGGCGACGGTCACAGGCGCTCCGCCCACAGGTCCTGCTGTGACGCCGCCTCCGGGAACGACGGACACTCCGCTGACTCCGGCCCCGGGGCTGCAGCTTACGAAGACGGCTGATTCGAGCAGCGTTCAGGATCCGGCCAAGGTCGGTGACGTCATCACGTACTCGTTTGCGGCGAAGAACACCGGAAACGTGAAGCTGACGGATGTGACGATCGATGATCCGCTGGCTGGGCTGTCCCCGCTGGTTTTCAGCTGGCCGGGCAACCCGGGGGAGTTGTTCCCGGGCGAGTCGGTCACGGCGAAGGCCACGTACGCGATCACCCAAGCGGACATCGACGCTGGCCACGTGGTCAACTCGGCCACGATCACTGGTGCTCCGCCCGCAGGTCCCGCTGTGACGCCTCCTCCGGGAGTAACGGATACCCCGTTGACCTCTGCCCCGGCGATGGAATTCAGCAAGACAGCCACGGCCGCGGCATCTGATGGACCGTCCCGCGTGGGCGATCACATCGTCTACCGGTTCACGGCCAAGAACAACGGCAACGTGAAGCTGAACAAAGTGTCGATTGATGACCAAATGGAAGGATTGTCGGCTCTGACCTACGTCTGGCCGGGCACCCCGGGGGAGTTGCTCCCGGGCGAGTCGGTCACGGCAGAGGCAACGTACACGGTCACGCAGGGGGATATCGACGCCGGTCACGTCGCCAACCTGGCGACCACCACGGGAACGCCACCTACGGGTCCCGTAGTTGCACCGCCAGCTGCCGGCACCGACACTCCGTTGTCTCCAGACGCGGGTTTTGCGTTCTTCAAGACCGCTGACGGTTCCGCCATCGGAGATCCCGCGAAGGTCGGTGACATTATCACCTTCAACTTCACGGCGAAGAACACCGGCAACGTTGTCCTGACGGACGTCGCCATCCGGGACGCGATGCCCGGTTTGTCCGCGCTGGATCACCGCTGGCCTGGAACTCCCGGCGTGCTGAACCCGGGTGAGACGGTCACTGCCAAGGCGACTTATGCGATCACCCAGGCGGACATTAATGCCGGCCAAGTGTTCAATACGGCCACGGCGTCGGCAGGTTCGACAACGGGAAGTCTGGTGTCAACGCCGCCGGCAAACGTTGTGATCAACTTCCCGACGACGGAGGCGACGGGTCCGGACCGGGCTGAAGAACCGCTGGCCTTCACAGGTGTTGTCCTCACCGTGCTACCCATCAGTGTTCTGATAGTTGGCGCTGGCTTGGTCCTGTTCCTTGTGGGACGCCGTAAGAAGCAGGCAGCACGTCCATGAAGAAGTCAGTCGCGTGCATGACAGCGCTACTCATGTCGGCAGTGCTTGCCGGCTGTTCGTCGTCTGGAAGCGGCGGCCAGTCGCCGTCGAACACTACAACGCAAGCGGCTACTACTGGTGAGGCAAAGCCGGCGAACCCGGGCACCGGGATCATCGAAGCCGCCAAGATGACCTCCTGTGATACCGCCACCGGCAAAGTGACAGCCAAGGGGATCGTGACTCCGCCGGACGGCATCAAGGGCACCGTCAAGGTCTCGGTGAGTTGGGTGGACCCGGCAACCTCGGTAGTACTGGCACGCGGCGAGCGATCGTTCACGGGTGCTCAGCCGGGGAAGGCTTTGGATTGGTCGGTTGAAGCTGAAATCGCCAAGCCAGGGACAGAGGCCAAGTGCGTCCTCGGAGCCAGCGTGCTGTAGCGCGCTGCTCAAAAGCGCGGGCTCTTGCAGTGGGGCCTGTGCGGCGCTGGAAGCGGCTGTCCGGATCACCCTCCGGGCGGCCGCTTCTCTTTGACTTCGGAAGCAATTAGGTCACAAGAGTTTGACGTTAAGGTAAACCTAAGTAAGGTGTGCCTATGCTAACTAGTGCAACGGAAGGAAGCTGACGTGACGTCACCAACTGTCGAGGAGCGGATAGCTCAGGAGCAGGATTTCGGCTCCAAAGTGGAGCTGGCTCTCGCTGCCACCAGCCAGCTGTTCAACGCGCGAAATTCGCCCAATTATGTGGCGCAGGTTCTGCAGGGCGTCAACGCTGTTTCCACAAAAGTGCAGCGAACCGCCCGGCCGTTCACCGGCGTCGCACCTTCAGCGCTGAAGGCGAAAGTGGAAGCCGTGGACCTGGACCGTCCCCTGCCGGATACGGCTGCAGCCCTCGACGAACTCGACGATCTTTACCTCAAGGACGCCATCTACTTCCACGACGCCCGTTACGCGGCGCACCTGAATTGCCCTGTGGTCATTCCGGCACTTGTGGGCGAAGCAGTCCTTTCTGCCGTGAACTCGTCCATGGACACCTGGGACCAAAGTGCCGGGGCCACCATGATCGAACGCCGCCTCATCGATTGGACTGCTGAGCGGATTGGTTTCTCCGCAGAGGCCGACGGCGTGTTTACCTCCGGTGGAAGCCAGTCCAATTTCCAGGCGCTGTTGATCGCGCGCAACCAGGCGGTGGCCAAACTCCGTGCGACCAGCCCCGAAGTGCGCCTGCCGCACCTGCTGGATCGCCTCCGCATTTTCACCTCCGCAGACAGTCACTTCAGCATCCAGAAGTCGGCCTCCATGCTCGGCCTCGGATTCGACGCGGTGATCGCGGTTCCCACCTCCGAAGACCACCGCATGGATCCCGCTGCGCTGGCGGCAGCCCTGGCGGAAGCGCACGATGCCGGGCTGGTGCCCATGGCGGTTGTGGCCACTGCGGGGACCACCGACTTCGGTTCGGTGGATCCGCTTGCCGAGGTGTCGGCGCTCGTCCGGGCCTACGATTCGTGGCTCCACGTCGACGCTGCCTACGGCGGAGGATTGCTCGTCTCGCGCAGGTACCGGCATCTTCTTGACGGCATCCACGTGGCCGACTCGGTGACCGTCGATTTCCATAAAACGTTCTTCCAGCCGGTCAGTTCCAGCGCGGTGCTGGTCCGGCGCGGTGCCATGCTCGGCCATGTCACCTACTACGCCGACTACCTGAATCCGGAAAGTGCGGCCAAAGCCGACATTCCCAACCAGGTGGACAAGAGCATCCAGACCACCCGCCGCTTCGATGCGTTGAAGCTTTGGCTGACACTCCGGATCATGGGGGCGGACGCTATCGGCGTGCTGTTCGACGAGGCGATCGAGCTCGCTGGCCGCGTGGGCACACTGCTGGCTGAGGATGCAGAATTCGAACTGGCTGCCGCACCGCAGCTCAGCACCCTGGTGTTCCGCTACCGCCCGTTCGTGGATGGAGTCGCCCTGAACGACGATGCCGCGGACCTTCTCAACCCGGCAATCCGCGCAGCAATCTTCGCTTCGGGTGAAGCCGTAGTGGCCGGCACCAAGGTGGCAGGGCATCACTACCTCAAATTCACCCTGCTCAATGCTGAAGCATCCCTGGGGGATATCCAGGAAATCATTGAACTCATCCGCCGGACGGGCGCCGGCCTGCTCTCGAACACTACGGAGGCCGCTGCATGAGCACCCCGGACAAAGGCAGGATCTACGACGTCGCGGGAATCGGCGTCGGGCCCTTCAACCTGGGTCTGGCCGCGCTGAGTGAACCGGTGGAGGAGCTGGACTGCGTGTTCCTTGAGCGTCGGGACTCGTTCGACTGGCATCCAGGCATGATGCTCGAGCCTGCACACCTGCAGGTCCCCTTCATGGCCGACCTCGTAACCTTGGCCGATCCGACGTCGCCGTATTCGTTCCTGAACTTCCTGAAACAGACAGGGCGCCTGTACCGCTTCTATATCAGGGAGAACTTCTACCCGCTCCGCGCCGAGTACAACCAGTACTGCCAGTGGGTAGCCGGCCAGCTCGATTCCGTCCGTTTTGGCACGGATGTGCTGGATGTGGCCTACGACGACGGCGTGTACCGGCTTTCGGTGCAGGGCCCGGATGGCGCTGAGGTGCTTCGCTCCCGACGGCTGGTCCTCGGCACGGGTACCTCGCCGTACATTCCAGCGTCCTGTGCAGGGGTAGTCGACGGCGGGGGACTCGTCCTCCACAACGCTGAGTACCTGTCGAGGAAGAGTGAGGTGCAATCCAAACGGAGCATTACGATCGTGGGCAGCGGACAGAGCGCGGCCGAGATCTACTACGAACTGCTCCAGGAAATCGACGTCCACGGCTATCAACTCAACTGGGTCACGCGGTCCGGGCGCTTCTTCCCCTTGGAGTACACCAAGCTAACGCTCGAAATGACGTCCCCGGAGTACGTGGACTACTTCCACTCCCTGCCGTCCGAGCAGCGTGACTCATTGATCAGGAACCAGAAAAACCTCTACAAAGGCATCAACTCGGACCTGATCGACGATATCTATGACCTCCTGTACACCAAGAGCCTTTCCGGGATGGTGGACACCCGGCTGCATACGCATTCTGCACTGAACGCTGCCGAATGGGATGCGGGCAGGAGGACCCATACACTCCAGCTCCGCCACGAGGAACACGGACGCGACT
The Paenarthrobacter ureafaciens genome window above contains:
- a CDS encoding DUF11 domain-containing protein, with amino-acid sequence MATTPGAPGVAQSGTVVFNEDFENGTDDTALGAQSYSASGSTAYTGASGQMYTGSPQWINGIRCNGVILSQDNTTTPAWAVSGSAGTASNNRCADSSGVRSYQFLRMLALAMGQEFTPNSPATNHVNSSYTECRSTSTSSGTCDTLPTGPTDGLMFKTAAPIAVAPGHYYTFGVDTAYMNCGLPAGDPSYQFARSDELGNVTLIGAPLNGCQSTTDPNVTSSEQEVTSNVGGVFGTVTKSVRINSMTSDVAFQATTESLGLEMWNTNGTTDGNDGAFDNVRLVDVTPQLDKSFTPGLIGPGGTSTLTLTVTNTDELNAKSDWTITDTLPAGVVVADVPNLGGTCVQAPGTDPFLTTANPGGNVITVTGGDLASRMVSCTITVDVTAAAEGTYVNGPANIATNLNPPADASLVVRAPRLALSKALGAERTAAADQFTVEIREGSATGTVVNNTANSTTTGSGAAVSAGTGVTGQYVANAGSTYYLTESGPNLSGYAKAISCTDANGLQTGLPRRAAFGGSLELVPVAGADISCVLTNTAVQAPQLTFTKMANPSGIQSPSQVGDVISYTFTAANNGNVALSGVVIDDPLAGLSPLVYAWPGTPGTLLPGETVTATATYAITQADVDAGHVANSAVATGNPPTGPPLTTPPSGTDTPLTKAPALQFSKMADTSAIRKPAVVGDVITYTFTARNTGNVKLTNVSIDDPLAGLSPLVFSWPGTPGELLPGESVTAKATYAITQADISAGHVVNSATVTGAPPTGPAVTPPPGTTDTPLTPAPGLQLTKTADSSSVQDPAKVGDVITYSFAAKNTGNVKLTDVTIDDPLAGLSPLVFSWPGNPGELFPGESVTAKATYAITQADIDAGHVVNSATITGAPPAGPAVTPPPGVTDTPLTSAPAMEFSKTATAAASDGPSRVGDHIVYRFTAKNNGNVKLNKVSIDDQMEGLSALTYVWPGTPGELLPGESVTAEATYTVTQGDIDAGHVANLATTTGTPPTGPVVAPPAAGTDTPLSPDAGFAFFKTADGSAIGDPAKVGDIITFNFTAKNTGNVVLTDVAIRDAMPGLSALDHRWPGTPGVLNPGETVTAKATYAITQADINAGQVFNTATASAGSTTGSLVSTPPANVVINFPTTEATGPDRAEEPLAFTGVVLTVLPISVLIVGAGLVLFLVGRRKKQAARP
- a CDS encoding sigma-70 family RNA polymerase sigma factor, giving the protein MDQVSEVGGDGGAPTLALDDYTDPQAIALVREGSQEAFDVLYRRHLNAALYVARTQADNFSDADDVVAEAFASIYQSLTEGKGPKEYFRSYLLTVVRRTAHDRNRKSRRVPVAGDNGVLDSVVIDEDRIINEFESAVMAKAFRSLPERWQAVLWHIDIEGLKPAAAAPFIGLSPNGVSSLALRAREGLRQAYLQFHIGGSPDDGCAEFSSQLGKYARNALKRTTREKVDAHLAGCAKCTALLVELNDIQSGMRTLLFPLLTGVAFTPDVVAAYLSGTAPLPGGTSVAAASSDARRSGSPGKITAAVVAGALAIAGLAAALVPTGSETTAAPDSATEAPPAVVEPSATPSGRAEPPAATPTSVPPAAAPTEPAASPAPRPAVVVVPIAPAAPRAASVVDSPVVLSTSTPAPSNAASVPPARTVDATFTAVRGSIPTERELNLVFSLTGNGPAESAEAIFSLPEQATFVAGKTTSPAGWTCSSAAENSRQVRCATPALDPHGLDFKLVVAMPVAADRGTLHYQFGGQGIVTKTFSNAFH
- a CDS encoding pyridoxal phosphate-dependent decarboxylase family protein, giving the protein MTSPTVEERIAQEQDFGSKVELALAATSQLFNARNSPNYVAQVLQGVNAVSTKVQRTARPFTGVAPSALKAKVEAVDLDRPLPDTAAALDELDDLYLKDAIYFHDARYAAHLNCPVVIPALVGEAVLSAVNSSMDTWDQSAGATMIERRLIDWTAERIGFSAEADGVFTSGGSQSNFQALLIARNQAVAKLRATSPEVRLPHLLDRLRIFTSADSHFSIQKSASMLGLGFDAVIAVPTSEDHRMDPAALAAALAEAHDAGLVPMAVVATAGTTDFGSVDPLAEVSALVRAYDSWLHVDAAYGGGLLVSRRYRHLLDGIHVADSVTVDFHKTFFQPVSSSAVLVRRGAMLGHVTYYADYLNPESAAKADIPNQVDKSIQTTRRFDALKLWLTLRIMGADAIGVLFDEAIELAGRVGTLLAEDAEFELAAAPQLSTLVFRYRPFVDGVALNDDAADLLNPAIRAAIFASGEAVVAGTKVAGHHYLKFTLLNAEASLGDIQEIIELIRRTGAGLLSNTTEAAA
- a CDS encoding lysine N(6)-hydroxylase/L-ornithine N(5)-oxygenase family protein; translated protein: MSTPDKGRIYDVAGIGVGPFNLGLAALSEPVEELDCVFLERRDSFDWHPGMMLEPAHLQVPFMADLVTLADPTSPYSFLNFLKQTGRLYRFYIRENFYPLRAEYNQYCQWVAGQLDSVRFGTDVLDVAYDDGVYRLSVQGPDGAEVLRSRRLVLGTGTSPYIPASCAGVVDGGGLVLHNAEYLSRKSEVQSKRSITIVGSGQSAAEIYYELLQEIDVHGYQLNWVTRSGRFFPLEYTKLTLEMTSPEYVDYFHSLPSEQRDSLIRNQKNLYKGINSDLIDDIYDLLYTKSLSGMVDTRLHTHSALNAAEWDAGRRTHTLQLRHEEHGRDYQLESEAVVLATGYAYREPAFLAGIKDRLRRDHKGRLDVDRNYGTGVEPGEIFVQNAELHTHGFVTPDLGMAAYRNSCILREITGREIYPIERSIAFQQFGAPAAVQAETVGARV
- a CDS encoding GNAT family N-acetyltransferase codes for the protein MTEQTDSLADSFRAGVTTVRNDQFHRYELRADGELAVIAQFINRPGHIDFTHTETKPQFKGQGLAKVLAHFALDDVVASGKRIIPHCPYIAAYLQKHEGYELDVDWPAEKPVGEPDNE